In one Mercenaria mercenaria strain notata unplaced genomic scaffold, MADL_Memer_1 contig_590, whole genome shotgun sequence genomic region, the following are encoded:
- the LOC128554649 gene encoding uncharacterized protein LOC128554649: protein MRKKQEHPQHLKKPKGRLYSREALSKAYHQCNVNKMPVKRAAAIYKVPVTTLRDRVLGKVDHETAVHGKTPIFSKEEELKLKNHFKLMASLGYGYTRSECVDIAADFAFQLGKRTKDRPLTIKWIRGFLRRWPELRVLKPRGLEYARARKASEAVVQQYFANLKNTLEEHDFLHNPHLIYNIDEKGLTIDHKSPHIVASGDYCPVAVTSGKGKTVTLIGGASACREGQKLLVLLDGHRSHVSVGLCEWARDHGIVLFILPAHTSHILQPLDVSCYGPFQRMYDAACHKLMRQTTSVISRYNVCEIACKVYSKALSTDNVQSGFKKTGICPFNSDAVPHEYLIPAEVYQESSNALDHCSQDTVPGGIIDQGSQDTLPGGIIIDHVSPQQEDLFRQKEKKLREVKSKEKKTRNTISKVVSGREITDSILNKLKDHESEQNVRPKKTKQETLKSNSMNPKKQEKRSYNTPEPQPGPSHINIQDSDEETSSDSDKEEDKCCVCKKFSPSEVSRSISLIFVKWAQCDGLRNGQPCKHWVHLTYCTPVRVVRRGDHFYCTHCKKEE from the exons ATGCGGAAAAAACAG gaGCATCCACAGCATCTCAAAAAGCCTAAAGGCAGGCTGTATTCTAGAGAAGCATTGTCCAAAGCCTACCACCAATGCAATGTGAATAAGATGCCTGTGAAAAGAGCAGCTGCCATTTACAAGGTGCCTGTAACAACTTTAAGGGACAGGGTACTAGGCAAAGTAGATCATGAAACAGCAGTTCATGGAAAAACACCAATATTTTCCAAAGAGGAAGAGCTTAAGTTAAAAAATCACTTTAAATTGATGGCAAGTCTTGGATATGGCTATACCCGTTCAGAATGTGTTGACATTGCTGCTGATTTTGCATTTCAGCTAGGTAAAAGAACAAAAGATAGGCCATTAACAATTAAATGGATCAGAGGTTTTTTGAGAAGATGGCCTGAACTTAGAGTTCTAAAGCCAAGGGGGTTAGAATATGCCCGTGCTAGAAAGGCATCAGAAGCTGTTGTCCAGCAGTACTTTGcaaatttaaagaatactctTGAAGAACATGACTTTCTACATAACCCCCACCTGATCTATAATATCGATGAGAAAGGGCTTACCATTGATCACAAGTCCCCACATATAGTAGCCAGCGGTGATTACTGTCCAGTTGCTGTTACCTCTGGTAAAGGGAAAACCGTCACTTTGATAGGAGGTGCAAGTGCAT GTCGTGAAGGACAGAAGTTGCTGGTTTTGCTTGATGGTCACCGGTCTCATGTTTCAGTTGGTTTGTGTGAGTGGGCTAGGGATCACggaattgtattatttattttgccTGCCCACACCTCGCACATACTTCAGCCATTGGATGTTTCCTGTTACGGGCCTTTCCAGCGAATGTATGACGCTGCATGCCACAAGCTGATGAGGCAGACAACATCTGTAATCAGTAGGTACAATGTTTGTGAAATAGCATGCAAAGTCTATTCCAAAGCACTTTCCACAGACAATGTGCAGTCTGGTTTCAAGAAGACAGGCATATGTCCCTTCAATTCAGATGCTGTTCCTCATGAGTACCTGATACCAGCAGAAGTGTATCAAGAATCAAGCAATGCATTAGATCACTGCAGCCAAGATACTGTGCCTGGAGGCATCATTGATCAAGGCAGCCAAGATACCTTACCTGGAGGTATCATCATTGACCATGTATCACCACAGCAAGAGGATCTCTTCAGGCAGAAGGAGAAAAAGCTTAGAGAAGtgaaaagtaaagaaaagaaaacacgtAACACTATTAGTAAAGTTGTGTCAGGTCGAGAAATCACAGATAGTATTTTGAACAAACTGAAAGATCATGAATCTGAGCAAAATGTCCGACCcaagaaaacaaaacaggaaACTTTGAAATCAAACAGTATGAATCCGAAGAAACAAGAAAAGCGCAGTTACAACACCCCTGAGCCTCAGCCAGGTCCATCGCATATTAATATTCAAGACAGCGATGAAGAAACATCATCAGACAGCGACAAAGAGGAAGATAAGTGTTGTGTGTGCAAAAAATTCTCCCCTTCAGAAGTGTCAAGAAGTATTtcattgatcttcgtgaaatggGCTCAGTGTGACGGCTTAAGAAATGGCCAGCC